Part of the Desulfolutivibrio sulfoxidireducens genome is shown below.
ACACTCCACGGCGTCGCCCGCCAAGCGCACGCGGCAGGACACCTCCCGCCTGGGCCCGCCCCCGCCATGGAGCACGGCGTTAAGCAGGGCCTCGCGCAACAGGAGCTTTATCTCGAAAAGGGGCCACCGACCGTGGCCGGACAGATAGTCCGACACCTCGGCCACGGCCCGGTCGATGTTGGCCGTCTCGGCCGAAAAGACCAGGTGGGGACCGCCCGGACCGCCCCGCGATTGGTACACGCCCTCTCCTCCATACCGCTTGCGCCGGTCCGGGACACCGTCCGCCCCCGAGGCCGAACCGCCCATCAGACCTCGAGACCCAAAAGCACCACGTCGTCCTCATGCCGGATCGATGATCCGGTCAGGCGCCGGGCGGCCTCGTCCACGGCCTCGGCCATGGGCCGGT
Proteins encoded:
- a CDS encoding ATP-binding protein; its protein translation is MYQSRGGPGGPHLVFSAETANIDRAVAEVSDYLSGHGRWPLFEIKLLLREALLNAVLHGGGGPRREVSCRVRLAGDAVECTVSDQGPGFDWRARLGRLPSPEAESGRGICIMQAYADELIFNAAGNVVRLVKKRSGPSPGTDARPDDTGKTT